One window of Quercus robur chromosome 12, dhQueRobu3.1, whole genome shotgun sequence genomic DNA carries:
- the LOC126708853 gene encoding acyl-CoA-binding protein: protein MGLKEEFEEHAEKAKTLPENTTNENKLILYGLYKQATVGPVNTSRPGIFNMRDRAKWDAWKAVEGKSKDEAMSDYITKVKQLQEEAAASA from the exons GAGGAATTTGAAGAGCATGCAGAGAAAGCCAAGACCCTGCCAGAGAATACGACAAACGAGAACAAGCTTATTCTTTATGGTCTCTACAAGCAAGCCACTGTTGGACCAGTGAACACCA GCCGTCCTGGAATATTCAATATGAGGGACAGAGCAAAATGGGATGCCTGGAAGGCTGTTGAAG GGAAATCCAAGGATGAAGCGATGAGTGATTATATCACCAAGGTGAAACAGTTGCAGGAAGAAGCTGCCGCATCTGCTTGA